From a single Hymenobacter sp. YIM 151500-1 genomic region:
- the nagB gene encoding glucosamine-6-phosphate deaminase, which produces MSYSSHAERIPTTIYPDSEQASVAVARQIAGLIRQRNADGQPCVLGLATGSTPTRLYEELVRLHQEEGLSFQRVITFNLDEYYPMQPDSLQSYVRFMHEYLFDHIDIRPENVHIPDGTVPKEAVADFCRRYEEQIREAGGIDLQVLGIGRTGHIGFNEPGSGATSRTRLITLDHITRTDAASDFYGEEHVPRRAITMGVGTILEAREVVLLAWGEGKAAVVKRMVEGEPTDSVPATYLQRHPRVQVVLDEAAGAELTRIKTPWLVGEASNWHDEAVVRRAVTWLGRQLQKPILKLTDEDYNENGLSDLLAESGQGLAYTINIRVFNQLQRTITGWPGGKPNADDSSRPERATPFPKRVLIFSPHPDDDVISMGGTLLRLVDQGHEVHVAYQTSGNIAVFDDEAIRFAEFVADYDEAFRLDEEPAESLYRRVVNALKNKAPGQVDSPEVQQIKGLIRRGEAKAACRYAGIPDENVHFQDLPFYETGRVRKKPLGEDDVRLTIELLERVQPHQVYAAGDLSDPHGTHRVCLSAIFQAIQRLKAQGAAWLSDCRVWLYRGAWQEWDVHQIEMAVPLSPQELTRKRRAIFKHQSQKDRPLFPGADQREFWQRAEERNRTTAQLYDQLGLPEYEAIEAFVRWHF; this is translated from the coding sequence ATGTCTTACTCTTCCCACGCCGAACGAATACCGACCACCATCTACCCCGACTCGGAGCAGGCCTCCGTGGCGGTGGCTCGTCAGATTGCCGGCCTTATCCGGCAGCGCAATGCCGACGGCCAGCCCTGCGTGCTGGGCCTGGCTACGGGCTCCACGCCCACCCGCCTCTACGAAGAGCTGGTACGCCTGCACCAGGAGGAGGGGCTAAGCTTTCAGCGCGTCATCACCTTCAACCTCGACGAATACTACCCCATGCAGCCCGACTCGCTGCAGAGCTACGTGCGGTTTATGCACGAGTATTTGTTTGACCATATCGACATCCGGCCCGAAAACGTGCACATTCCGGATGGCACCGTGCCCAAGGAAGCCGTGGCCGATTTTTGCCGCCGGTATGAAGAGCAGATTCGGGAGGCTGGTGGCATTGACTTGCAGGTGCTTGGCATTGGCCGCACGGGCCACATTGGCTTCAATGAGCCGGGCTCGGGGGCCACGTCGCGCACCCGTTTGATTACGCTCGACCACATTACCCGCACCGACGCCGCTTCTGACTTCTACGGGGAAGAACACGTGCCGCGCCGCGCCATTACGATGGGCGTAGGCACTATTCTGGAGGCCCGCGAGGTGGTGCTGCTGGCCTGGGGCGAAGGCAAGGCCGCCGTGGTGAAGCGCATGGTGGAAGGCGAGCCAACCGACTCGGTGCCGGCTACCTACCTGCAGCGCCACCCCCGTGTGCAGGTGGTACTCGATGAAGCCGCCGGGGCCGAGCTGACGCGGATAAAAACGCCCTGGCTGGTGGGAGAGGCCAGCAACTGGCACGACGAGGCCGTGGTGCGCCGGGCCGTGACCTGGCTGGGCCGGCAGCTGCAAAAGCCCATCCTGAAGCTCACCGACGAAGATTACAACGAAAACGGCCTCTCCGACTTGCTGGCTGAGTCAGGCCAGGGCTTGGCGTATACCATCAACATTCGGGTGTTCAACCAGCTCCAGCGCACCATTACGGGCTGGCCCGGCGGCAAACCCAACGCCGACGACTCCAGCCGCCCGGAGCGGGCCACGCCCTTTCCCAAGCGGGTGCTCATCTTCAGTCCCCACCCCGACGACGACGTTATTTCAATGGGTGGCACGCTGCTGCGCCTCGTCGACCAAGGGCATGAGGTGCATGTGGCTTACCAGACCTCGGGCAATATTGCCGTGTTTGATGACGAGGCCATCCGCTTTGCCGAGTTTGTAGCCGACTACGACGAGGCGTTTCGGCTGGACGAGGAGCCGGCCGAGTCGTTGTACCGGCGCGTGGTGAATGCGCTGAAAAATAAGGCTCCCGGCCAGGTCGACTCGCCCGAGGTGCAGCAGATTAAAGGGTTGATTCGGCGGGGTGAAGCCAAGGCTGCCTGCCGTTACGCCGGCATCCCCGACGAAAACGTGCACTTCCAGGACCTGCCCTTCTACGAAACGGGCCGGGTGCGCAAAAAGCCCTTGGGGGAGGACGACGTTCGCCTGACCATAGAGTTGCTGGAGCGGGTGCAGCCCCACCAGGTGTACGCCGCCGGTGACCTGAGCGACCCGCACGGCACGCACCGCGTTTGTTTGTCGGCTATTTTCCAGGCTATTCAGCGCTTGAAGGCGCAGGGTGCGGCTTGGCTATCGGACTGCCGGGTGTGGCTGTACCGCGGGGCCTGGCAGGAGTGGGACGTGCACCAGATTGAAATGGCCGTGCCCCTGAGCCCCCAGGAGCTGACGCGCAAGCGCCGCGCTATTTTCAAGCACCAGTCGCAAAAGGACCGGCCGCTGTTCCCAGGAGCCGACCAGCGCGAGTTCTGGCAGCGGGCCGAGGAGCGCAACCGCACCACCGCCCAACTCTACGACCAGCTCGGCCTACCCGAGTACGAAGCCATTGAGGCCTTCGTACGGTGGCATTTCTGA
- a CDS encoding MarR family winged helix-turn-helix transcriptional regulator: MKYTLLQQLLPLLEEYESRTGDTAESTPADFAAWLQQHKSTAAAPASLAATPNPGPTLPAGARVTPDQHETAESLITKLLTFVYRYVRGYARQALAGTPLVSFDDFTYLMTLYTAGPQTKSELMARNIHEKATGTEIIRRLQRNLFLTEEPHATDRRSKLLRITKAGQAMLFRVLGPMSQVAEMAAGNLTPAERQQLVLLLHKLDAFHYDIFAGSRPTSFEALVMTFFQNAAGGKPSNRPQLTPDTLLGSR, encoded by the coding sequence ATGAAGTACACTCTACTCCAGCAGTTGCTTCCACTGCTCGAAGAATACGAGAGTCGCACGGGCGACACAGCCGAAAGCACGCCCGCTGACTTTGCCGCTTGGCTGCAACAGCACAAAAGCACCGCGGCCGCTCCTGCTTCCTTGGCTGCTACCCCCAACCCCGGCCCCACATTGCCAGCTGGTGCCCGAGTAACGCCCGACCAGCACGAAACGGCCGAGTCGCTTATCACCAAGCTGCTCACGTTTGTATACCGCTACGTGCGCGGCTACGCCCGGCAGGCCCTGGCCGGCACACCCCTGGTCAGCTTCGACGACTTCACGTACCTGATGACCTTGTACACGGCAGGGCCCCAAACCAAGTCGGAGCTGATGGCGCGCAACATCCACGAAAAGGCCACCGGCACCGAAATCATCCGGCGTTTGCAGCGCAACCTGTTCCTGACCGAAGAGCCCCACGCCACCGACCGGCGCAGCAAGCTACTGCGCATCACCAAAGCCGGCCAGGCCATGCTGTTTCGGGTGCTGGGGCCCATGAGCCAGGTGGCCGAAATGGCCGCCGGCAACCTCACGCCCGCCGAGCGGCAGCAGCTGGTACTGCTGCTGCACAAGCTCGACGCCTTCCACTACGACATCTTCGCGGGCAGCCGCCCCACCTCCTTCGAGGCGCTAGTCATGACCTTTTTTCAAAACGCCGCCGGCGGTAAGCCCTCTAACCGCCCCCAGCTCACCCCCGACACCCTTCTGGGCAGCCGCTGA
- a CDS encoding DUF4476 domain-containing protein — MKKALLFCVSLCLLLSNALQAAPAVVNFSSERGIPFYLSIDGYPLTPGGTRQVRLDRLRPGLHWAEFVIPVSYGRNINYRTKIFLDPGLETSYVLLTRNGFPPELRKISAMPIQRGGYYGGPRGPYPPVRPSRPSPDYDTHYPDQGPYGNEPAYPAHSYILSPQEADELLQTVQRQSFDDNKLALIREALHETSLPADDARRLVSTISFDRNRIELAKYLYTRVADRQNFYRVYDVFQFQSSIREVQQYIESHRP, encoded by the coding sequence ATGAAAAAGGCACTTCTTTTCTGCGTTAGTCTATGCTTACTGCTGAGCAATGCGCTCCAGGCCGCCCCAGCAGTTGTCAACTTCTCCTCTGAGCGTGGCATTCCTTTTTATCTCAGCATTGATGGATACCCCCTGACTCCAGGGGGCACTCGCCAGGTCCGCCTTGATCGTCTACGACCCGGTTTGCACTGGGCAGAATTCGTTATTCCCGTTTCCTACGGCCGAAATATCAATTACCGCACAAAGATTTTTTTAGATCCTGGTTTGGAAACAAGCTATGTTCTACTAACCCGTAATGGGTTTCCGCCTGAGCTACGGAAAATATCGGCTATGCCCATTCAGCGGGGCGGCTACTACGGTGGGCCCCGTGGCCCATATCCCCCCGTTCGTCCGTCACGCCCCAGCCCTGACTATGACACCCACTACCCTGACCAAGGCCCGTACGGCAATGAGCCAGCTTATCCCGCCCACTCGTATATACTGTCTCCGCAAGAGGCCGACGAGCTACTGCAAACCGTCCAACGTCAATCTTTCGACGACAACAAGCTAGCCCTCATTCGCGAAGCACTCCACGAAACCAGCCTTCCCGCTGATGACGCCCGCCGTCTAGTGAGCACCATATCGTTTGACCGCAACCGCATCGAGTTAGCTAAATACCTGTACACCCGCGTCGCCGACCGTCAGAATTTTTACCGTGTGTACGATGTCTTCCAATTCCAGTCCAGCATCCGCGAGGTACAGCAATATATAGAGTCCCACCGTCCATGA
- a CDS encoding phage holin family protein: MALFTTDDDDTTKTPRTDNLMGNLMGYLDTRIDLVRLEAQEKVKTAFVGTVHGVALALIGLLFFVFLNLFVALLLNDALDSPFWGFGIVAGFYLLLLIIFVVGVDKKLFQGLADKLLNNTIYKSDKRQAQA, encoded by the coding sequence ATGGCCCTCTTCACCACCGACGACGACGACACGACCAAAACGCCCCGCACCGACAACCTCATGGGCAACCTGATGGGCTACCTCGACACGCGCATCGACTTGGTGCGCCTCGAAGCCCAGGAGAAAGTAAAAACCGCTTTCGTGGGCACCGTGCATGGGGTGGCGCTGGCTCTGATTGGCCTGTTGTTTTTTGTGTTCCTGAATTTATTTGTTGCGCTGCTGCTTAACGATGCCCTCGACAGCCCGTTCTGGGGCTTTGGTATCGTGGCGGGCTTCTACCTGCTGCTGCTTATCATCTTCGTGGTGGGTGTCGACAAAAAGCTGTTTCAGGGGCTGGCCGACAAGCTGCTCAACAACACCATCTACAAATCTGATAAACGCCAAGCTCAAGCTTAA
- a CDS encoding (Fe-S)-binding protein yields the protein MADLAARGETPEVLFWVGCAGAFDDRYKRVTRAFVRILEHVGVKYAVLGMEETCTGDPAKRAGNEFLFQMQAMQNITTFNGYGIKKVVTACPHCFNTIKNEYPALGGEYEVIHHSTFLQQLINEGRVKAEGGESFKGRRITFHDSCYLGRANDIYEAPRAVLEALDADLLEMKRSKANGLCCGAGGAQMWKEPEPGKKDINIERTEEALATLDGDADVLLNLRGVESTAPPLPAGSNRGGSVIAVACPFCMTMMADGVKNKERESDVQVFDLAELIASAEGINA from the coding sequence ATGGCCGACCTGGCCGCGCGGGGTGAAACGCCGGAAGTGCTGTTCTGGGTCGGCTGCGCCGGCGCCTTCGACGACCGGTACAAGCGCGTGACGCGGGCTTTTGTGCGCATCCTGGAGCACGTAGGCGTGAAATACGCCGTGCTGGGCATGGAAGAAACCTGCACCGGCGACCCAGCCAAGCGGGCCGGCAACGAGTTCCTGTTTCAGATGCAAGCCATGCAGAACATTACCACGTTCAATGGCTACGGCATCAAGAAGGTGGTAACAGCCTGCCCGCACTGCTTCAATACCATCAAAAACGAATATCCGGCCCTCGGCGGCGAGTACGAGGTCATCCACCACAGCACCTTTTTGCAGCAGCTCATCAACGAGGGCCGCGTGAAAGCCGAGGGGGGCGAGTCGTTCAAGGGCCGCCGCATTACCTTCCACGACTCCTGCTACCTGGGACGCGCCAACGACATCTACGAAGCTCCGCGCGCCGTCCTGGAGGCTTTAGATGCCGACCTGCTGGAAATGAAGCGTAGCAAGGCCAACGGCCTCTGCTGCGGGGCCGGCGGCGCCCAGATGTGGAAAGAGCCCGAACCCGGCAAAAAAGACATCAACATCGAACGGACCGAAGAAGCCCTGGCCACGCTCGACGGCGACGCCGACGTGCTCCTGAACCTGCGCGGCGTGGAAAGCACTGCCCCACCGCTGCCCGCCGGCTCCAACCGCGGCGGCAGCGTTATTGCCGTGGCCTGTCCCTTCTGCATGACCATGATGGCCGACGGCGTGAAAAACAAAGAGCGGGAATCGGACGTGCAGGTGTTTGACCTAGCCGAGCTGATTGCCTCGGCCGAAGGCATCAATGCCTAA
- a CDS encoding geranylgeranylglyceryl/heptaprenylglyceryl phosphate synthase produces MRLPSLYEALSKRRMRGQKSLAILLDPDNLDEAGCRHVLALADKHPVDYFFVGGSLVTTDHQAALIRLLKSLSAVPVLLFPSHSLHLDAHADGILLLSLISGRNPDFLIGQHVIAAPRLRESNLQILPTGYMLVDTGRQTTASYVSGTTPLPHDKPSIAACTAMAGEQLGLRLMYLDGGSGALYPVAPAMIRAVRQAVEVPLIVGGGINTVEKAQAALTAGADVIVVGNQVEKSPDFLADMSKLIHSFNQTTNKDEYSDGLNGRSHSFA; encoded by the coding sequence ATGCGCCTTCCCAGCCTCTACGAAGCTCTGAGCAAACGCCGGATGCGCGGCCAGAAGTCACTGGCCATTCTGCTTGACCCAGACAACCTCGACGAAGCAGGCTGCCGACATGTGCTGGCGCTGGCGGATAAACACCCCGTAGATTACTTTTTTGTGGGCGGCAGCTTGGTGACAACCGATCATCAGGCTGCCCTCATTCGTTTATTGAAGAGCCTCTCGGCGGTGCCGGTGCTGCTGTTCCCGAGCCACAGCCTGCACCTCGACGCCCACGCCGACGGCATCTTGCTCCTGTCCCTGATTTCGGGCCGTAACCCCGATTTCTTGATTGGGCAGCACGTCATTGCGGCGCCTCGGTTGCGGGAAAGCAACCTGCAAATCCTGCCCACCGGCTATATGCTGGTCGATACGGGCCGCCAAACCACAGCCAGCTACGTTAGCGGCACCACGCCCCTCCCGCACGACAAGCCCAGTATTGCGGCCTGCACGGCCATGGCGGGCGAGCAGCTGGGCCTGCGGCTGATGTACTTGGACGGCGGCAGCGGCGCCCTGTACCCCGTAGCGCCAGCTATGATTCGGGCGGTGCGCCAAGCTGTGGAAGTGCCGCTCATCGTGGGTGGCGGCATCAACACGGTCGAAAAAGCCCAGGCCGCCCTCACCGCTGGCGCCGACGTCATCGTAGTAGGCAACCAGGTAGAAAAGTCCCCCGATTTCTTGGCTGACATGTCCAAGCTGATCCACAGCTTCAACCAGACCACGAATAAGGACGAATATTCGGATGGATTGAACGGGCGCAGCCACTCATTCGCCTAA
- a CDS encoding 4Fe-4S dicluster domain-containing protein has product MHFSIQNILFLLVAVAGFGLFAWQVRKIRANIQVGRDRDMSGHVSERLWKTLLVAFGQQKMFKRLTPAVLHLIVYVGFLVINVELIEILVDGLFGTHRFLQFLGPVYDVLMATNEILGALVILAVVALWWRRNVQGVRRFTGPEMRAWPRLDANVILYIEVVLMTALFTMNTADLKWHQLQDLDMPGTFPISSLLTGLFPDNLTALHVLERVGWWAHIVGILLFLNYLPSSKHFHIIMAFPNVYFSRLVPQGQFSNVDSITHEVKAMMDPSYQVPAPATAPDGSAAAPTPFGAKDVDDLAWTNLLNAYSCTECGRCTAVCPANLTGKLLSPRKIMMDTRDRVEEKYNSPLIFSPNLYGQEAKHGTQEQLDRENHTLLRGYVTPEELWACTTCNACVEACPVNINPLESIVEMRRFLVLEESAAPNSLNVMFSNIENNGAPWAFSPSDRFNWADDLYVTEKGA; this is encoded by the coding sequence GTGCATTTCTCTATCCAAAACATTTTATTCCTGCTGGTGGCAGTGGCTGGCTTCGGCCTGTTTGCCTGGCAGGTCCGAAAGATCAGGGCCAACATTCAGGTGGGGCGCGACCGGGACATGAGCGGCCACGTGTCGGAGCGGCTCTGGAAAACCCTGCTGGTAGCTTTCGGGCAGCAGAAAATGTTCAAGCGTCTCACGCCGGCCGTGCTGCACCTGATTGTGTACGTTGGCTTCTTGGTTATCAACGTCGAGCTGATTGAAATACTGGTGGATGGCCTGTTTGGCACGCACCGGTTCCTGCAGTTTCTCGGGCCGGTGTACGACGTGCTCATGGCGACCAATGAAATCCTCGGCGCCCTGGTTATTCTGGCCGTGGTAGCCCTGTGGTGGCGGCGCAACGTGCAGGGTGTCCGCCGCTTTACGGGCCCCGAGATGCGCGCCTGGCCCCGGCTCGATGCCAACGTTATCCTCTACATTGAAGTGGTGCTGATGACGGCTCTGTTTACCATGAACACCGCCGACCTGAAGTGGCACCAGCTGCAAGACCTCGACATGCCGGGCACTTTCCCGATCAGCAGCCTGCTCACCGGCCTGTTTCCCGATAATCTCACGGCTCTGCACGTGCTGGAGCGCGTGGGCTGGTGGGCGCACATTGTGGGTATCCTGCTGTTTCTGAACTACCTGCCCAGCTCCAAGCACTTCCACATCATCATGGCTTTCCCGAACGTGTACTTCTCGCGGCTGGTGCCGCAGGGGCAGTTCTCGAACGTGGACAGCATCACCCACGAGGTGAAGGCCATGATGGACCCCAGCTACCAGGTGCCCGCCCCGGCCACTGCCCCTGACGGCTCGGCTGCCGCACCCACACCGTTCGGCGCCAAAGACGTGGACGACCTGGCCTGGACCAACCTGCTTAACGCGTACTCCTGCACCGAGTGCGGGCGCTGCACGGCCGTGTGCCCGGCCAACCTGACCGGCAAGCTTCTCTCGCCCCGCAAAATTATGATGGACACCCGCGACCGGGTGGAGGAGAAGTATAACTCGCCGCTGATTTTCAGCCCCAACCTGTATGGGCAAGAGGCCAAGCACGGCACCCAGGAGCAGCTTGACCGGGAAAACCACACCCTGCTGCGCGGCTACGTGACGCCCGAGGAGCTGTGGGCCTGCACCACCTGCAATGCCTGCGTCGAGGCCTGCCCCGTTAACATCAACCCGCTGGAAAGCATCGTGGAAATGCGCCGCTTCCTGGTGCTGGAAGAGTCGGCCGCGCCTAACTCCCTGAACGTCATGTTCTCCAACATCGAAAACAACGGCGCCCCCTGGGCCTTCTCGCCCTCCGACCGGTTCAATTGGGCCGACGACCTGTACGTGACGGAGAAAGGGGCTTAG
- a CDS encoding J domain-containing protein, whose protein sequence is MSQNHYHVLGVSMTASAHEIKVAYKRLAVQYHPDKHGGNTRYEELFKAVAAAYHILGDPGRRAQYDYQLQAAARRAEAQLRQQQFRQQSQHVYGVPMPPPAPLRTRPPAGSRERHYRTIPRQRPKFTRRDLRFILLLIGGIILFVVAVRVTMYHVTAVSNYERGLEAYRRHQWSAAHSFFSEALHFKPDYTNALRRRAEIEQLAYQNPKAAVVDYRAALRHTTDARAQAGLLTRLGQSFRALHQSDSARAVLRQAVHLDSTQARAWLLLGEGQLFKQLRYAQANASFTAGLRHTRGAPTAVAARLLLYRGLARYKLGDLRAARADYWQALILAPHSGQTYFLLGRVAQKEGDTTEACEFFRRAVLMGYQYAAEQRRQTCP, encoded by the coding sequence TTGAGCCAGAATCATTACCACGTATTGGGTGTGTCGATGACGGCCTCCGCCCACGAAATCAAGGTGGCGTACAAGCGGCTGGCAGTGCAGTACCACCCCGATAAGCACGGCGGCAACACGCGCTACGAAGAGCTGTTCAAGGCCGTGGCAGCGGCCTACCACATCCTTGGCGACCCTGGCCGCCGCGCCCAGTACGACTACCAGTTGCAGGCGGCAGCGCGCCGGGCCGAAGCCCAGCTTCGCCAGCAGCAGTTCCGGCAACAGTCGCAGCACGTGTACGGCGTGCCCATGCCGCCGCCCGCCCCGCTGCGCACCCGTCCGCCGGCGGGGTCCCGGGAGCGGCACTACCGCACCATTCCGCGCCAGCGCCCCAAGTTTACGCGCCGCGACCTGCGCTTTATTCTGCTGCTGATTGGCGGAATTATTCTGTTTGTGGTGGCTGTGCGCGTCACCATGTACCACGTCACGGCCGTGAGCAACTACGAGCGGGGGCTGGAGGCTTACCGCCGCCACCAGTGGAGCGCCGCGCACAGCTTTTTCTCCGAAGCCCTCCACTTCAAGCCCGACTACACTAATGCCCTGCGCCGCCGCGCCGAAATCGAGCAGCTGGCCTATCAGAACCCCAAAGCTGCTGTCGTCGATTATCGGGCCGCGCTGCGCCACACCACCGACGCCCGAGCCCAGGCCGGCCTGCTTACCCGTCTGGGCCAGAGTTTTCGGGCTTTGCATCAGTCCGATTCGGCGCGGGCCGTGCTGCGCCAGGCAGTGCACCTCGATTCCACGCAGGCGCGGGCCTGGCTGCTGCTAGGGGAGGGGCAACTATTTAAACAGCTGCGCTATGCTCAGGCCAATGCCAGCTTTACGGCTGGCTTGCGCCACACGCGTGGGGCTCCAACGGCTGTGGCCGCTCGGCTGCTGCTCTACCGCGGCCTGGCCCGCTACAAGCTCGGCGACCTGCGCGCCGCCCGCGCCGACTACTGGCAAGCCTTAATCCTGGCTCCGCACAGCGGGCAAACCTATTTTTTGCTGGGCCGGGTGGCGCAAAAGGAAGGAGATACGACGGAGGCCTGCGAGTTTTTTCGCCGGGCTGTGCTCATGGGCTACCAATACGCCGCCGAGCAGCGCCGGCAAACCTGCCCGTAG
- a CDS encoding OmpA family protein encodes MKPYAILGATLGAAALLSGCATTGGLSKADKRFARGEYEAAIALYKKDVAKGKQTALPNFRIAESYRLSNRIELAEPFYKVALDAKVKSADAGFYYAQALKAAGKTEEAAAQFERYAESGSNRTLAERAAVEAKNARVATTLLTASTNNKVQPLDQINSPSSDFGATRMPDTKELVFASGREGKMYPGNGEGFNDLYAIKFEDDKQLTGGTVRKLEPIFNSDNKHEASATYSPDGKMMVFARSNDGSKKQAKDGFLSVDLFVSYLRGGAWTEPELVRGLNSRTADDFSPVFSPDGQTLYFASSRKGGLGGTDLYKATMESPGRFSAPENLGDQINTAGNESFPAISPGGQLYFSSDGHPGLGKLDLFKVEKGKVVNLGVPINSPGDDFAPFFTEQKTGVFSSNRAGGKGSDDLYLFRENLLKLVTFIVDGTVVERNDKTGRTAPLANENVVLFDSKGRKLQEVTTDPAGKFSIRLDTAATTYSLIADRPGYFTARNALSTVGRRPPQSELPNEMNEVKVPVTLTLAPIVKNKAIVVENIFYDYDKANIRPDAAVELDKLVQTLNDNPNITIELSSHTDSRGKEAYNQQLSQRRAESAVAYIISKGITPSRITARGYGETRPVLKNAKTEDEYQRNRRTEFKVTKISE; translated from the coding sequence ATGAAACCCTATGCTATACTAGGCGCCACCTTGGGCGCAGCAGCTCTGCTCAGCGGATGCGCCACCACCGGCGGCCTCAGCAAAGCCGATAAGCGCTTTGCCCGCGGCGAATACGAAGCTGCCATTGCTTTATATAAGAAGGATGTGGCCAAGGGCAAGCAAACAGCCCTGCCCAACTTCCGCATTGCCGAGTCGTACCGGCTGTCGAACCGTATTGAGCTGGCTGAGCCCTTTTACAAAGTGGCCTTGGATGCTAAAGTGAAAAGCGCCGACGCTGGCTTCTACTACGCCCAGGCGCTAAAAGCCGCTGGCAAAACCGAGGAAGCTGCTGCCCAGTTTGAGCGGTACGCCGAAAGCGGCAGCAACCGAACCTTGGCTGAGCGGGCCGCCGTGGAGGCCAAAAACGCCCGCGTAGCCACCACCCTGCTTACGGCCAGCACCAACAACAAAGTGCAGCCCCTGGACCAGATCAACTCTCCATCTTCTGATTTCGGCGCCACGCGCATGCCCGATACCAAGGAGCTGGTATTTGCCTCGGGACGGGAAGGCAAGATGTATCCCGGCAACGGCGAAGGATTTAACGACCTGTACGCCATCAAGTTCGAGGACGACAAGCAGCTCACCGGCGGCACGGTTCGCAAACTGGAGCCCATCTTCAACTCCGACAACAAGCACGAGGCCAGCGCCACCTACTCGCCCGATGGCAAGATGATGGTGTTTGCCCGCTCCAACGACGGTTCCAAGAAGCAGGCAAAAGACGGTTTTCTGAGCGTGGATCTGTTTGTATCCTACCTGCGCGGCGGCGCTTGGACCGAGCCCGAGCTGGTGCGTGGCCTCAACAGCCGCACCGCCGACGACTTCTCCCCGGTATTCTCCCCCGATGGACAAACCCTCTATTTCGCCTCGTCGCGGAAGGGCGGCCTCGGTGGCACCGACCTGTATAAGGCTACCATGGAAAGCCCCGGCCGTTTCTCTGCGCCTGAAAACCTCGGCGACCAAATCAATACGGCTGGCAATGAAAGTTTCCCCGCTATTTCGCCCGGCGGCCAGTTGTACTTCTCCTCCGACGGCCACCCCGGCCTGGGCAAGCTCGATTTGTTTAAAGTCGAAAAAGGCAAAGTGGTCAACCTCGGCGTACCCATCAACAGCCCCGGCGACGACTTCGCTCCTTTTTTCACTGAGCAGAAGACGGGCGTATTCTCCTCCAATCGGGCCGGTGGCAAAGGCTCCGACGACCTGTATCTGTTCCGCGAAAACCTGCTGAAGCTGGTCACTTTCATTGTCGATGGCACCGTGGTGGAGCGCAACGATAAAACGGGCAGAACTGCACCTCTCGCCAACGAAAATGTGGTGCTTTTTGACAGCAAAGGCCGCAAGCTTCAGGAAGTTACCACCGACCCCGCCGGTAAATTCAGCATCCGGCTCGATACTGCGGCTACCACTTACTCGCTGATAGCCGACCGCCCAGGCTATTTTACGGCTCGCAACGCCCTGAGCACCGTGGGCCGCCGGCCGCCGCAGTCGGAACTGCCCAATGAGATGAACGAGGTGAAGGTCCCTGTGACCCTGACGCTCGCGCCCATCGTTAAGAACAAAGCTATTGTAGTCGAAAACATCTTCTACGACTACGACAAAGCTAATATCCGCCCCGACGCGGCCGTGGAGCTCGATAAGCTGGTACAAACACTTAACGACAACCCCAACATCACCATCGAGCTTAGCTCCCATACCGACTCGCGGGGTAAGGAAGCCTACAACCAGCAGCTCTCACAGCGCCGCGCCGAATCAGCCGTTGCATACATTATATCGAAGGGTATTACTCCGTCCCGCATCACGGCCCGCGGTTACGGTGAAACTCGCCCGGTACTTAAAAATGCCAAAACAGAAGACGAATACCAGCGCAACCGCCGTACTGAGTTCAAAGTGACCAAGATTAGCGAGTAG